A region of Paenibacillus sp. JNUCC-31 DNA encodes the following proteins:
- a CDS encoding carbohydrate ABC transporter permease, which translates to MNTISGSERWFNRFNNSLMIFLAAVCLFPLLHVFAISFSSSSAVASNDVTFWPIGWNLNSYSKVLSNPNLISSVGLSLQRTGLSLILGLLVNCSAAYVMSKEGGRNGIAGYKFFVGFFVVSMLFNGGMIPTYLWVTKLGLYNTVWALVLPTLVNTFYLILIMNFFKALPKELEEAAFMDGANHWKVFTKLFLPLSLPVLATVGMFMIVMDWNEWLMGQIYMKSDNVPLSTFLKAALSEPIIDASNAEEAAKYNPRSLNAAQVLIGALPILIIYPLLQKFFTQGIVIGAVKE; encoded by the coding sequence ATGAATACCATTTCAGGTTCAGAACGTTGGTTTAACAGATTTAATAATAGTCTCATGATTTTTCTAGCAGCAGTTTGCCTGTTCCCCTTGCTCCATGTATTCGCGATATCATTTAGTTCGAGCTCGGCTGTCGCCTCAAATGATGTAACATTTTGGCCAATTGGGTGGAATTTAAATTCTTACTCGAAAGTACTGAGTAATCCCAATTTGATTAGTTCCGTAGGACTCTCCTTGCAACGCACGGGCTTGAGCTTAATTTTAGGTCTCTTGGTGAACTGTTCGGCTGCATATGTCATGTCGAAAGAAGGAGGAAGAAACGGAATAGCGGGATATAAATTTTTTGTTGGATTTTTTGTAGTATCGATGCTATTTAATGGGGGTATGATTCCTACTTATCTGTGGGTAACAAAGCTTGGCCTTTATAACACCGTCTGGGCGCTCGTTTTGCCAACGTTAGTGAATACTTTCTATCTCATTCTCATTATGAATTTCTTCAAAGCATTACCAAAGGAACTGGAAGAAGCTGCCTTTATGGATGGGGCTAATCACTGGAAGGTGTTTACTAAGTTGTTCTTGCCATTATCACTTCCTGTGCTGGCTACAGTAGGGATGTTCATGATCGTAATGGATTGGAATGAATGGTTAATGGGCCAGATTTATATGAAATCCGATAACGTGCCACTAAGTACATTTCTTAAGGCGGCCCTTTCAGAACCGATCATTGACGCTAGTAATGCAGAAGAGGCTGCTAAATACAATCCACGTTCGTTAAATGCTGCACAAGTCTTGATCGGAGCTCTTCCCATATTGATAATTTATCCGCTTCTCCAGAAATTTTTCACACAAGGTATTGTCATTGGTGCAGTAAAAGAGTAA
- a CDS encoding ABC transporter permease, protein METATTIENGVGLRTKKTKIVRRSDSWQLYLMLLPAVMLVFIFVYIPMGGIVMAFQEYEPYLGIMKSEWVGLDQFKFLFEYPDSVQVIWNTLRISVLKLVFSIITTLGFAMLLNEVRNKFTRNAVQTFVFLPHFLSWVVLGGVFIELLNPDHGLINQFIVFLGFEPIFFLGDNNWFLATVISTDVWKEFGYGSIIFLAALAGINPALYEAAQLDGAGKLKQMLHITLPSLIPTICVVLILSLSQVLSAGFDQIFNLYNPLVYEKGDIIDTFVYRVGLIGGNYSFGTAIGLFKSIVGLILIIGGYRLAYKVAGYRIF, encoded by the coding sequence ATGGAGACAGCAACTACAATCGAAAATGGTGTGGGCTTACGAACCAAGAAAACAAAAATCGTCCGAAGAAGCGACAGTTGGCAACTATATTTGATGCTGCTGCCAGCGGTCATGCTAGTGTTTATTTTTGTTTACATTCCAATGGGCGGTATTGTGATGGCTTTTCAGGAGTACGAACCTTACTTGGGAATCATGAAATCCGAATGGGTGGGTTTGGATCAATTTAAATTTCTGTTTGAGTATCCTGATAGTGTGCAAGTAATTTGGAATACGTTAAGAATTTCTGTGCTCAAATTAGTTTTTAGTATCATCACAACACTTGGATTTGCAATGCTACTCAATGAAGTGAGAAATAAGTTCACTCGCAATGCAGTTCAGACCTTTGTTTTTCTACCCCATTTTCTGTCTTGGGTAGTTCTTGGAGGGGTATTCATCGAACTTCTCAATCCTGATCACGGGTTGATAAATCAGTTCATTGTTTTCTTGGGCTTTGAGCCTATCTTCTTCTTAGGAGATAACAACTGGTTTCTAGCTACTGTCATTAGTACGGATGTATGGAAAGAGTTCGGGTATGGATCGATAATCTTCCTAGCGGCATTAGCAGGCATTAATCCCGCCTTATATGAAGCCGCTCAACTGGATGGAGCCGGTAAGTTGAAACAAATGCTTCATATAACTTTACCTTCTCTTATTCCAACCATTTGTGTTGTACTTATTCTGTCATTAAGTCAAGTGTTAAGTGCTGGTTTTGACCAAATATTTAATCTTTACAATCCACTTGTTTATGAAAAAGGCGATATTATCGATACATTTGTATATCGTGTCGGTCTGATCGGAGGAAATTACAGCTTTGGAACAGCTATCGGTTTATTCAAATCCATAGTTGGACTCATCTTGATCATCGGTGGATACCGATTAGCTTATAAAGTGGCCGGATACAGAATCTTCTAG
- a CDS encoding SDR family oxidoreductase has product MKLSGKVAVVTGAASGMGKAIAELFAAEGAKVVVSDLSLENAQKVVMDIESKGGDAIAVFANIAAEDDVQVLIDKTIERYGTVDILVNNAGIMDNFVPAGEVTDVLWEKVFAVNATGPMRTIRKVLPIFTEKKAGVIVNIASAGGLFGSRAGAAYTASKHAVIGLTKNVGFQYAKLGIRCNAVAPGGVKTNIAATLTEVSPFGAERAQIGMDINPGIGEPEDIAKVALFLASDESSFVNGTTITADAGWTAY; this is encoded by the coding sequence ATGAAGCTTTCTGGAAAGGTAGCGGTTGTGACCGGAGCAGCATCGGGTATGGGAAAAGCGATTGCAGAACTTTTTGCAGCAGAAGGGGCTAAAGTAGTTGTGTCGGATTTGAGTTTGGAAAATGCACAGAAAGTCGTCATGGATATTGAGTCAAAAGGTGGCGATGCAATCGCGGTCTTTGCTAACATTGCGGCCGAGGATGACGTTCAGGTACTGATCGACAAAACGATTGAACGTTACGGAACAGTCGACATTCTGGTGAATAACGCTGGTATAATGGACAACTTTGTCCCTGCGGGAGAGGTTACGGACGTGTTATGGGAGAAAGTTTTTGCAGTCAACGCAACAGGCCCCATGCGAACGATACGTAAAGTGCTACCAATCTTCACAGAGAAGAAAGCAGGCGTTATTGTCAACATTGCCTCAGCGGGCGGCTTATTTGGCTCTCGTGCCGGAGCGGCATATACGGCGTCCAAACATGCAGTTATCGGGCTGACGAAGAACGTTGGCTTTCAATATGCGAAGCTTGGTATCCGTTGTAATGCTGTCGCGCCTGGCGGTGTTAAGACAAATATTGCTGCGACTCTCACAGAAGTTAGTCCGTTCGGGGCGGAACGTGCGCAAATCGGAATGGATATTAATCCTGGGATAGGAGAACCGGAAGACATCGCGAAAGTAGCGTTGTTTTTAGCCTCCGACGAATCGAGCTTTGTTAACGGCACAACGATTACAGCAGATGCCGGATGGACGGCTTATTAA
- a CDS encoding cytochrome P450, which translates to MNQEVIPVKEIPGFQTRAEEFFPIDWYKEMLYNHPVYFHEKTKTWNVFKYEYVKQVLSNYEVFSSEGPRTTIFVGNNYKQDKSLSITSLTTIDPPQHKKSRSLLAAAFTPRSLKNWEPRIEQIALELIEEMQENATVDIIEALASPLPSIVISDLFGVPIQDRHQFKKWVDILFQPYDKERLDDIELQKEHAAKEYFQYLYPIVLQKRSNPTDDIISDLIRVEVEGEKFTDQEIVQATMLLLGAGVETTSHALANTFYSLLYDNDSLYGELRSNPELVPNAVEEMLRYRFQISKMHRTVKKDNTLLGTAVKKGDVVIAWMSASNMDETMFDDPFSVNIHRVNNKKHMTFGNGPHFCLGAPLARLEMKIALEVFLKKFSRIKPVDGFELEENLTSSAPGQSLTHLPMQVYK; encoded by the coding sequence ATGAATCAAGAAGTCATTCCAGTTAAAGAAATTCCTGGTTTTCAAACGCGAGCTGAGGAATTTTTTCCTATCGATTGGTATAAGGAAATGCTCTATAATCATCCGGTTTACTTCCATGAAAAAACAAAAACATGGAATGTCTTCAAGTATGAATACGTTAAGCAGGTTTTAAGCAATTATGAAGTCTTTTCAAGTGAAGGACCGAGAACAACTATTTTTGTCGGAAACAATTACAAACAAGACAAATCTTTGTCTATTACAAGTCTAACAACTATTGATCCTCCCCAGCATAAGAAGAGTCGCTCTTTGTTGGCAGCAGCTTTTACTCCTCGCAGCTTGAAAAATTGGGAACCTCGTATTGAACAAATTGCACTTGAACTTATAGAAGAAATGCAAGAAAACGCAACTGTTGATATTATTGAAGCCCTAGCATCCCCTTTGCCCAGTATAGTTATTTCCGATTTATTTGGAGTACCAATACAAGATAGGCATCAATTCAAGAAGTGGGTAGACATCCTTTTCCAACCTTACGATAAAGAGAGGTTGGATGACATTGAACTACAAAAAGAACATGCTGCAAAAGAATATTTCCAATATCTATACCCCATTGTCCTTCAAAAACGTTCGAATCCAACAGATGACATTATCTCAGATCTGATTCGAGTTGAAGTAGAGGGGGAAAAATTTACTGATCAAGAGATTGTGCAGGCAACAATGCTGCTTTTAGGTGCGGGTGTCGAAACAACCAGTCATGCCTTAGCCAATACTTTCTATTCCCTACTCTATGATAATGACTCATTATATGGAGAACTAAGGAGTAATCCAGAATTAGTCCCAAATGCCGTCGAAGAAATGCTCCGATATCGTTTTCAAATTTCAAAAATGCATCGGACTGTTAAAAAAGATAATACATTATTAGGTACTGCGGTAAAAAAAGGAGATGTAGTCATTGCGTGGATGAGTGCATCCAATATGGATGAAACTATGTTCGATGATCCCTTCTCTGTTAACATTCATCGTGTAAACAATAAAAAGCATATGACTTTTGGAAATGGTCCACATTTCTGTTTAGGTGCCCCTCTTGCAAGATTAGAAATGAAGATTGCATTAGAGGTATTTTTAAAAAAGTTTTCTCGCATTAAACCTGTAGACGGGTTTGAATTAGAAGAAAATTTAACTTCTTCAGCTCCAGGACAATCTTTAACTCATCTACCTATGCAGGTTTATAAGTAA
- a CDS encoding ferredoxin gives MPKYTIVDKETCIACGACGAVAPEIYDYDEEGIAFVALDLNQGTVNVPDTLEDELRDAFEGCPTDSIKIADEAFDGDPYKFK, from the coding sequence ATGCCTAAATACACCATCGTAGATAAAGAAACTTGTATTGCATGTGGAGCTTGTGGAGCAGTAGCTCCAGAGATTTATGATTATGATGAAGAAGGTATAGCGTTTGTCGCTCTAGACTTAAATCAGGGCACAGTGAATGTGCCAGATACATTAGAAGATGAGCTTAGGGATGCTTTTGAAGGGTGTCCGACAGATTCTATAAAAATTGCTGATGAAGCATTCGATGGAGACCCTTATAAATTTAAATGA
- a CDS encoding TetR/AcrR family transcriptional regulator, producing the protein MKITEETIDLRVRRTLKLLSMALIHCLKESTFTSITVNQICEQAMVHRTTFYKHFTDKFSLLSFTLAQLMKGYLQMSAEERLKKPLQSLFIMSDGSLIEKILLNQKDDKMFYNFSSKYLKDLIKEDFLELKKRGKNYTIPIELLAEFHSGVISSLILWWSHQDGEVSLKQLDKYYYQMINKKISLE; encoded by the coding sequence ATGAAAATTACTGAAGAAACTATTGATTTAAGAGTTAGGAGAACACTTAAATTACTATCAATGGCACTTATTCATTGTCTGAAAGAAAGTACTTTTACTTCTATTACTGTAAACCAAATATGTGAACAAGCTATGGTACATCGTACAACCTTCTATAAACATTTTACTGACAAATTTAGCCTATTGTCATTCACACTAGCACAGCTCATGAAGGGATATTTGCAGATGAGTGCAGAGGAAAGGTTAAAAAAGCCACTTCAAAGCTTATTTATAATGTCAGACGGTAGTTTAATTGAAAAAATATTATTAAATCAGAAAGATGATAAAATGTTCTATAACTTTTCGAGTAAGTATTTGAAAGATCTAATAAAAGAGGACTTTTTGGAATTAAAAAAAAGAGGTAAAAACTATACTATACCAATTGAACTGTTGGCAGAATTTCACTCAGGGGTGATTAGTTCCCTTATCTTATGGTGGAGTCATCAGGACGGAGAAGTTTCTTTAAAGCAATTGGACAAATATTATTACCAAATGATTAATAAAAAGATATCCTTGGAATAA
- a CDS encoding glycoside hydrolase family 32 protein, with product MNYTEKYRPQFHYTPEKNWMNDPNGMAYYEGEYHLFYQYTPFSNQPNFEKMHWGHAVSSDLVHWEELPPALSPGEDGAIFSGSAVVDKQNTSGFFDEEGSGLVAIYTNNGNTATPDKPQVQSIAYSKDKGRTWTKYLGNPVLFPDTTLDFRDPKVFWHVETSKWIMSLAVNDRVEFYTSPNLKEWMFASDFGEDVIGTHRGIYECPDLFSMDVDGDPNKKKWVLILSVGDCNGVNPNDPEPPAGGSGMMYFVGTFDGRTFTPDKPIHSIHDLKWIDFGSDFYAAVTWDNTTEIDGRRLWIGWMNNWRYADLLPTNKWRGSTSIPRELKLKTYQEGIRLVQEPVEELSGIRSPLATLENVTITPDTNPLTDITVDKAELIADFEIGTATEFGFKVRTSADEETIIGYNIAMKKLFVDRTNSGKTDFHPDFAAKHEAPLEPDDNRVRLLIYVDWSTIEVFGGDGTAVISDTIFPTPGSDGLNLYTVGGNVKLVSLQINELQSIWLPNDKVKENIHAHQDRLV from the coding sequence ATGAACTATACAGAGAAGTACCGTCCCCAGTTTCACTACACGCCTGAGAAAAACTGGATGAACGATCCGAATGGAATGGCCTACTACGAAGGTGAGTACCATCTATTCTATCAGTATACCCCTTTTTCAAACCAACCAAATTTTGAAAAAATGCATTGGGGGCATGCAGTAAGCTCGGATCTTGTACATTGGGAGGAGCTTCCTCCTGCCTTGTCGCCAGGTGAAGACGGAGCTATCTTTTCAGGTAGTGCCGTAGTCGACAAGCAAAATACCAGTGGTTTTTTTGATGAGGAAGGTTCCGGACTTGTGGCAATCTATACGAACAACGGTAACACGGCCACTCCTGATAAACCGCAGGTTCAAAGCATTGCCTACAGTAAAGACAAGGGACGAACTTGGACAAAGTACTTGGGTAACCCGGTCTTGTTCCCAGATACAACGCTTGATTTTCGAGATCCAAAAGTATTCTGGCATGTTGAGACATCTAAGTGGATCATGTCGCTAGCTGTAAATGACCGTGTGGAATTCTACACATCTCCAAATTTGAAGGAATGGATGTTTGCTAGTGATTTCGGAGAAGACGTGATTGGCACGCATCGCGGTATTTACGAATGTCCGGACCTGTTTTCAATGGATGTCGACGGAGATCCAAATAAGAAAAAATGGGTGCTTATACTCAGTGTCGGCGATTGTAATGGCGTGAACCCAAACGATCCAGAACCACCAGCAGGCGGATCTGGCATGATGTATTTTGTCGGCACCTTCGACGGTAGGACATTTACACCAGACAAACCCATCCATTCGATTCATGATCTGAAGTGGATTGATTTTGGATCCGACTTCTATGCAGCTGTCACTTGGGATAATACGACGGAAATAGACGGTCGGAGGCTGTGGATCGGTTGGATGAACAACTGGCGGTATGCGGATTTGCTCCCGACCAACAAGTGGCGGGGAAGTACGTCGATTCCACGTGAGCTGAAGCTGAAGACGTATCAAGAAGGTATTCGTCTCGTGCAAGAACCGGTGGAAGAGTTGAGCGGGATTCGCTCGCCGCTCGCGACTTTGGAAAATGTGACAATCACACCTGATACGAATCCGCTTACGGACATCACCGTCGATAAAGCGGAATTGATTGCGGACTTCGAAATTGGAACCGCAACAGAGTTCGGATTTAAGGTTAGAACGTCTGCGGACGAAGAGACTATTATTGGATACAATATTGCTATGAAGAAGTTGTTTGTTGATCGAACTAACTCAGGTAAAACAGATTTCCATCCAGATTTTGCGGCTAAGCACGAAGCGCCACTCGAGCCGGACGATAACCGTGTTCGTCTATTAATCTATGTAGATTGGTCAACGATCGAAGTTTTCGGTGGCGATGGTACTGCGGTTATTTCCGACACTATATTTCCCACTCCCGGAAGCGACGGTCTTAATCTTTATACGGTTGGCGGTAACGTGAAGCTAGTGTCGCTTCAAATCAATGAGCTGCAAAGCATATGGCTGCCGAATGACAAAGTCAAGGAGAACATACATGCACATCAGGATAGGCTCGTTTAG
- a CDS encoding sugar O-acetyltransferase produces the protein MKTEKQKMIDGELYMAWDEELTRDRAYARKMTRIYNQSTELDDELRVKILKKLLGSTGDNLGMEPNIRFDYGYNIHVGENFYVNFDCTILDVCEVRIGSNCMFGPGVHIYTATHPIDPNERNKGPEYGKPVTIGNNVWIGGRAVINPGVTIGHNVVIASGAVVTKDVPDNTIVGGNPAKVIKEIDV, from the coding sequence ATGAAAACAGAAAAACAAAAAATGATAGATGGCGAACTATATATGGCTTGGGACGAAGAACTTACACGTGATCGAGCTTATGCTAGAAAGATGACGCGTATATACAATCAATCTACCGAATTGGATGATGAACTACGAGTTAAAATACTTAAAAAACTGCTTGGTTCGACAGGGGATAATCTGGGTATGGAGCCAAATATTCGGTTTGACTATGGCTACAATATACATGTCGGTGAAAACTTTTATGTGAACTTTGATTGTACTATTCTTGATGTTTGTGAGGTGCGAATAGGCTCTAATTGTATGTTCGGACCCGGTGTCCACATATATACAGCAACTCATCCCATAGACCCAAATGAACGGAATAAGGGGCCAGAATACGGAAAACCAGTGACGATTGGCAATAATGTATGGATCGGCGGACGCGCTGTAATTAATCCAGGGGTAACAATCGGTCATAATGTGGTTATTGCATCAGGAGCCGTTGTGACAAAGGATGTTCCAGACAATACGATTGTTGGCGGTAATCCAGCAAAAGTGATTAAAGAGATTGACGTATAA
- a CDS encoding MFS transporter: protein MKTVYQQNPRTVRNILFLLFALPGLSFASWVSRTPAIRDLLQVSTAEMGIIIFAIAVGSLIGLLTAGSVIARKGARHVILVSTLMIVIGFVTIGIGAALTMMSIVMMGLIIFGCGYGAAEVALNVEGSAVEKALNRTLLPAFHGFFSVGTLIGAALGVGAVAIHLPIMVHFSILALLMAVAVIYFFRHLPEETGKEQVEGVAHKRSAAKQQLEVFKEKRIILIGIMVLGMAFAEGSANDWLPLIMVDGYGVNSLTGSLVYGVFVAAMTLGRFSGGWVLDRYGRVRVLSGCAIAAILGLMLVIWGQHYFVASVGVFFWGLGASLGFPVGLSAAGDEPQGAAAKVGAVATVGYIASLVGPPALGFLGEHFGLLNALIVVLIGIVISASLTRSARPLQIQNTSLQIDRGKGN, encoded by the coding sequence ATGAAAACTGTTTACCAACAGAATCCCCGAACGGTACGCAACATCTTGTTTCTGCTGTTTGCCTTACCGGGGCTGTCCTTTGCTTCTTGGGTTTCCCGTACGCCTGCCATTAGGGATTTGCTGCAAGTCTCAACTGCAGAGATGGGTATCATTATATTTGCGATCGCAGTAGGATCCCTTATTGGTCTACTTACGGCAGGTTCAGTAATCGCACGAAAAGGCGCGCGCCATGTCATACTGGTCAGCACTTTAATGATTGTCATTGGATTTGTGACTATCGGAATTGGTGCAGCGTTGACAATGATGAGTATCGTTATGATGGGGCTGATCATTTTTGGCTGTGGTTATGGTGCAGCAGAGGTCGCGCTGAATGTAGAAGGTTCTGCTGTTGAAAAGGCATTGAATCGTACACTTTTACCAGCCTTTCATGGCTTTTTTAGTGTAGGGACACTCATTGGAGCGGCTCTGGGAGTCGGAGCTGTAGCTATCCATCTTCCGATCATGGTTCATTTCTCGATTCTCGCTCTGTTGATGGCTGTCGCTGTTATATATTTCTTTCGTCATCTACCAGAGGAAACTGGAAAGGAACAGGTAGAAGGTGTTGCTCATAAAAGATCGGCTGCTAAGCAACAGCTAGAGGTATTCAAAGAGAAGAGAATTATCTTAATTGGGATTATGGTTCTGGGAATGGCATTTGCGGAAGGTTCTGCAAATGACTGGTTGCCACTGATCATGGTAGATGGTTACGGGGTCAATTCACTGACCGGTTCATTAGTGTATGGCGTATTTGTTGCAGCAATGACTCTGGGACGTTTTTCAGGAGGATGGGTTTTAGATCGTTATGGAAGGGTGCGAGTCTTATCGGGGTGTGCTATTGCGGCGATCCTGGGATTGATGCTTGTAATCTGGGGTCAACACTATTTCGTCGCTTCGGTAGGTGTCTTTTTTTGGGGACTTGGAGCTTCACTTGGTTTTCCGGTAGGATTATCCGCAGCGGGGGATGAACCTCAAGGTGCTGCTGCGAAAGTTGGAGCTGTTGCGACTGTGGGCTACATCGCATCTCTGGTCGGTCCGCCTGCGCTAGGCTTCTTGGGAGAGCATTTTGGATTACTAAATGCTTTGATTGTTGTCCTCATTGGCATAGTCATCTCGGCTTCTTTGACAAGATCGGCTAGACCTTTACAAATTCAAAATACTTCACTTCAAATTGACAGAGGAAAGGGTAATTAA
- a CDS encoding ROK family protein, producing MNQEMVRQALKTMKQGTKSMVAATTGLSIATCGNLLNELLDTGELLELGMEESSGGRPARLYRFNENFSYVACIIIRAGVKIHSLTYTIANLAGETISEGYQENNRIDSTVIDKLVDQLIDLFPQIRAVGIGVPGAVNQGIINTSDIQELINVPLAASIQENHEVEVIVENDMNLTVYGFYQKQGYDEEKSVAVATFIEGCLPGAGMMVGGHIHRGITCFAGEIAFLPFGMSHDELYRQLHDRTTFHYLSGHAVASLIAIMNPETIALTGSLVDSSDLDLIRQECLKYIPEMHIPKLTLLEHPDEDYMYGLITMTLESLSYSLKLVEKRR from the coding sequence ATGAACCAAGAGATGGTACGGCAGGCTCTTAAAACAATGAAACAGGGTACAAAGTCCATGGTTGCTGCAACTACAGGTTTAAGTATAGCGACCTGCGGTAACCTTCTAAATGAGTTACTGGACACCGGCGAGCTGTTGGAGTTGGGGATGGAGGAATCAAGCGGCGGCCGGCCGGCAAGATTGTATCGTTTTAATGAGAACTTTTCTTATGTTGCCTGCATTATCATCAGAGCTGGTGTGAAGATTCATTCTCTCACTTATACTATTGCTAACCTGGCAGGAGAGACGATCAGTGAAGGATATCAGGAAAACAATCGAATCGACTCAACAGTGATCGACAAACTGGTTGATCAGCTCATAGATCTTTTCCCCCAGATCCGAGCTGTTGGTATTGGGGTGCCGGGTGCTGTTAATCAGGGGATCATAAATACCAGTGATATCCAGGAACTTATTAATGTTCCGCTAGCAGCCTCCATTCAAGAAAATCATGAGGTTGAGGTCATCGTGGAGAACGACATGAATCTGACCGTGTATGGATTCTACCAGAAGCAGGGATATGATGAAGAAAAGTCAGTTGCGGTTGCGACTTTTATTGAAGGTTGTTTGCCAGGAGCAGGCATGATGGTGGGCGGACATATCCACAGAGGCATTACTTGCTTTGCAGGAGAGATTGCCTTCTTACCATTTGGCATGTCTCATGATGAGCTGTACCGCCAGTTGCATGATCGGACAACTTTTCATTATTTGTCCGGTCATGCCGTAGCTAGCTTGATTGCAATAATGAACCCAGAGACTATTGCTCTGACGGGGAGCTTGGTAGACTCCTCTGATTTAGATCTCATTCGTCAGGAATGTCTGAAGTATATTCCGGAGATGCATATACCGAAGCTTACGCTGCTCGAACATCCGGATGAGGACTACATGTACGGATTGATTACAATGACACTGGAAAGCTTGTCCTATTCGTTAAAACTGGTAGAGAAGCGGAGGTGA
- a CDS encoding DegV family protein produces the protein MKVDHAIKLVVDSTSDLPSDWIKQYNISVVPLYVTMGRQTYKDNLEITPAELYRRTEEEGGIPKTAAPSPSDFYRVFNEEILAGKNILYISMSSKVSSTNHNAHIAARELPTGRVHIIDSLHLSASYAMLVIRAARAIEMGRTIVEVAADIENVREKVKIEVLVDRLDYLHKGGRVNSIQHLIANVLRVRPILNILDGEVRSVQKYRGRMEKALEGTIEKIMSQKNQICPNILIIAQTLAEKMTDMVQARLLEHKHFKEVVVIEGGCVIGSHTGPNSIAISYLML, from the coding sequence ATGAAAGTAGACCATGCTATAAAATTAGTAGTCGACAGCACATCAGATTTACCGAGTGATTGGATTAAACAATACAACATAAGTGTTGTCCCACTTTACGTTACAATGGGACGTCAGACTTATAAAGATAATTTGGAAATAACTCCAGCTGAGCTATATCGTCGCACCGAGGAAGAAGGGGGCATCCCGAAAACAGCAGCTCCATCCCCCTCCGATTTTTATCGAGTCTTTAATGAAGAGATCCTAGCCGGTAAAAATATTTTATATATCAGCATGTCATCTAAAGTATCTTCTACCAATCATAATGCCCATATAGCTGCTAGAGAACTTCCGACCGGACGTGTTCATATCATTGACTCACTGCATCTATCAGCAAGTTATGCGATGTTAGTAATTCGTGCTGCACGTGCGATTGAAATGGGTCGGACTATTGTGGAAGTGGCTGCGGATATAGAGAATGTGAGAGAGAAGGTTAAGATAGAAGTACTGGTGGATAGGCTCGATTATCTACATAAAGGAGGTCGCGTAAATAGTATACAACATCTTATTGCTAATGTACTGAGAGTGCGCCCAATTTTAAACATTCTTGATGGGGAGGTGCGTTCTGTACAAAAATATCGTGGCAGAATGGAAAAAGCTTTGGAGGGTACGATAGAGAAAATTATGAGTCAGAAGAATCAGATCTGTCCAAACATTTTGATTATCGCTCAAACGCTTGCGGAGAAAATGACTGATATGGTTCAAGCTCGTTTGTTAGAGCATAAACATTTTAAGGAAGTGGTTGTGATTGAGGGCGGTTGTGTGATTGGTTCACACACAGGCCCGAACTCGATTGCAATCAGTTACTTGATGTTGTGA
- a CDS encoding Asp23/Gls24 family envelope stress response protein — MGKITVSEQIVSKIILKSVNETSGILCESTNGMITNITNWIGGSSTQKGVEIKNSDKGLDIHVRVTIQYCLMMLEVGRQLQSNIREAVENFTGLVIARVNVTIVGLSFN, encoded by the coding sequence TTGGGGAAGATTACTGTTTCAGAACAAATTGTTTCGAAAATCATTCTCAAATCAGTGAATGAGACTAGTGGTATCTTATGTGAATCAACAAACGGAATGATTACTAACATCACAAATTGGATAGGTGGAAGCAGCACCCAAAAGGGAGTTGAGATAAAGAATTCGGATAAAGGTTTAGATATTCACGTACGTGTAACTATTCAATATTGTTTGATGATGCTAGAAGTCGGTCGGCAGTTGCAGTCAAATATTCGGGAAGCTGTTGAAAACTTCACTGGTTTAGTTATTGCCCGCGTTAACGTCACTATTGTGGGATTATCCTTTAATTGA